Proteins encoded in a region of the Globicephala melas chromosome 1, mGloMel1.2, whole genome shotgun sequence genome:
- the LOC115867179 gene encoding PRAME family member 15-like, whose translation MSVWNPLRLLDLAATGLLRDETSVISIVEYLPTELFPPLFILAFYGRHSEALKAMVQAWPFVRLPLGGLMQTPHRGTLQAVLDGIDVLVAQQDRPRRCRLRVLDLRHTGQYFWRMWSVSSYHVHSSSLMAQVAEDRSRTKQPLALLEVFVELHLKESNLDEFLIYLIRWVEQRKGSIHLCCKKLKIITMPTENIKEVLSRVQLDCIQEVQVNCTWHLSTLAMFAPLLGQMSNVQRLLLSHVYLSAFEEQQQQHVFQFTSQFLRLHHLRDLRMESPSFLEGCLDQMLSCLKTPLDNLSITNCRLTDSDLLHLSQCPNISQLKGLDLSGVTLTNFSPELLQVLLEKVAATLQELDLGLCGIMDPQVEAILPALSHCSQLRTFSMCGNLLSMAIMEKLLQHTSGLLSLSQELYPAPRESYSPQGHFHPERLVQLQAGLLKILRDLGRPRTIWISSSPCPYCGENTFYHPEPVVYSYNTPA comes from the exons ATGAGTGTCTGGAACCCACTCAGACTCCTGGACCTGGCAGCAACGGGTCTGCTGAGGGATGAGACCTCGGTCATCTCCATTGTGGAGTATCTGCCCACCGAGCTCTTCCCACCACTGTTCATTTTGGCCTTCTATGGGAGACACAGTGAGGCCCTGAAGGCCATGGTGCAAGCCTGGCCCTTTGTCCGCCTGCCTCTGGGGGGTCTGATGCAGACGCCTCACCGGGGGACCTTACAAGCAGTGTTGGACGGTATTGATGTCCTAGTTGCCCAGCAGGATCGCCCCAG GAGGTGCAGGCTGCGGGTGCTGGATTTAAGGCATACTGGGCAGTATTTCTGGAGAATGTGGTCTGTATCCAGTTACCATGTGCACTCAAGCTCACTGATGGCACAAGTGGCTGAGGACAGGTCAAGAACAAAGCAGCCGTTAGCTCTGTTGGAGGTGTTTGTAGAACTTCACCTCAAGGAAAGTAACCTGGATGAATTCCTCATCTACCTTATCCGGTGGGTGGAGCAGAGAAAAGGTTCCATACACCTGTGCTGTAAGAAGCTGAAGATCATTACAATGcccacagaaaacatcaaggAAGTCCTGAGTAGGGTGCAGCTGGACTGTATCCAGGAGGTGCAAGTGAATTGCACCTGGCATCTGTCCACCCTGGCCATGTTTGCTCCTCTCCTGGGCCAGATGAGTAACGTGCAGAGACTCCTTCTCTCCCATGTCTACCTGTCTGCCTTtgaggagcagcagcagcagcatgttTTCCAATTTACCTCTCAGTTCCTCAGGCTGCACCACCTTCGGGATCTCCGTATGGAATCTCCCTCCTTTCTTGAAGGCTGCCTGGACCAAATGCTCAG CTGCCTGAAGACCCCCTTGGACAACCTCTCAATAACCAACTGCCGGCTTACAGATTCAGACTTGCTCCATCTGTCCCAGTGCCCGAACATCAGTCAGCTAAAAGGCCTGGATCTGAGTGGTGTCACTCTGACCAACTTTAGTCCTGAGCTCCTCCAAGTTCTGCTGGAGAAGGTTGCAGCCACACTCCAGGAACTGGACTTAGGTCTGTGTGGGATCATGGACCCCCAAGTTGAGGCCATCCTGCCTGCCCTGAGCCACTGTTCTCAGCTCAGGACCTTCAGCATGTGTGGGAACCTCCTCTCCATGGCCATCATGGAGAAGCTGCTGCAACATACCTCCGGGCTGCTCAGTTTAAGTCAAGAGCTGTATCCTGCCCCTCGGGAGAGTTACAGCCCTCAGGGACATTTCCACCCAGAGAGACTTGTCCAGCTTCAGGCTGGGCTGTTGAAGATTCTTAGAGACTTAGGACGTCCCAGGACCATCTGGATTAGCTCCAGCCCCTGTCCTTACTGTGGAGAAAACACATTCTATCATCCTGAGCCTGTTGTATACAGCTATAATACCCCTGCCTAA